A genomic segment from Actinoplanes sichuanensis encodes:
- a CDS encoding ABC-F family ATP-binding cassette domain-containing protein: MGYVDVAGAGFVLPDGRELFADVSFRVGEGQKVALVGPNGAGKTTLMRMVAGDIPTQSGTIARAGGLGVMRQFIGMIGDDRTLEDLALSLVSPALREAGERLRAAAAALGETEKTQIAYANALAHWGEVGGYDAEVLFDTVTVAILGKPWEEARTRIVRTLSGGEQKRFALDLLLRGNDEVLLLDEPDNFLDVPAKRWLEQRLRESNKSVLYVSHDRELLAETASRVVAVEGGGAWTHPGGFASWHEARMNRHERMEELRRRWDEEHEKIKELVFMLKNKAAYNDGLASRYQAAQTRLRKFEEAGPPPLPPKDQAVKMNLRGGRTGKRAVICEQLELENLTFPFDLEIWYGDRVAVLGANGTGKSHFLRLLAAGGTDPDLEHRPVDGAPLAKVSHDGKARLGARVRPGHFSQTHDRPELVEKTLVEILWRGDEHRSGQDRAGAMKHLNRYELAAQGDQRFGTLSGGQQARFLVLLLELSGATVLLLDEPTDNLDLASAEALEEGLKAFDGTVIAVTHDRWFTRSFDRFVLFRGDGEVVEVPEPVWDVR, from the coding sequence ATGGGTTACGTGGATGTCGCCGGCGCCGGTTTTGTGCTCCCGGACGGGCGGGAGCTGTTCGCCGACGTGTCGTTCCGGGTCGGCGAGGGGCAGAAGGTCGCGCTCGTCGGTCCCAACGGGGCGGGTAAGACCACGCTGATGCGCATGGTGGCCGGTGACATACCGACCCAGAGCGGCACCATCGCGCGGGCCGGAGGGCTCGGAGTGATGCGCCAGTTCATCGGCATGATCGGCGACGACCGTACCCTCGAAGATCTTGCTCTGTCGCTCGTCTCACCCGCGTTGCGCGAGGCCGGCGAGCGGTTGCGGGCGGCTGCCGCGGCCCTCGGCGAGACCGAGAAGACCCAGATCGCGTACGCCAACGCGCTCGCGCACTGGGGTGAGGTCGGTGGGTACGACGCCGAGGTGCTCTTCGACACGGTGACGGTCGCCATCCTCGGCAAGCCGTGGGAGGAGGCTCGCACCCGGATCGTGCGGACCCTCTCCGGTGGTGAGCAGAAACGGTTCGCCCTCGATCTGCTGCTGCGCGGCAACGACGAGGTACTGCTGCTCGACGAGCCGGACAACTTCCTCGACGTGCCGGCCAAACGCTGGCTGGAGCAACGGCTGCGCGAGTCGAACAAGTCGGTGCTCTACGTCTCACACGATCGCGAGTTGCTGGCCGAGACCGCGAGCCGGGTCGTCGCCGTCGAGGGTGGCGGCGCCTGGACCCATCCGGGCGGGTTCGCCTCCTGGCACGAGGCTCGGATGAACCGGCACGAGCGGATGGAGGAGCTGCGCCGCCGCTGGGACGAGGAGCACGAGAAGATCAAGGAACTGGTCTTCATGCTCAAGAACAAGGCCGCCTACAACGACGGCCTGGCCTCCCGCTATCAGGCCGCGCAGACTCGGCTCCGCAAGTTCGAGGAGGCCGGCCCGCCGCCGCTGCCACCGAAGGACCAGGCCGTCAAGATGAACCTGCGCGGTGGCCGCACCGGCAAGCGCGCGGTCATCTGTGAACAGCTCGAACTCGAGAACCTGACGTTCCCGTTCGACCTGGAGATCTGGTATGGCGACCGGGTCGCCGTGCTCGGCGCGAACGGCACCGGCAAGTCGCACTTCCTGCGCCTGCTCGCGGCCGGCGGCACCGACCCCGACCTGGAACACCGGCCCGTCGACGGGGCGCCGCTCGCGAAGGTCTCGCACGACGGCAAGGCACGGCTCGGGGCGCGGGTCCGGCCCGGCCACTTCTCGCAGACCCACGACCGGCCGGAACTCGTCGAGAAGACCCTCGTCGAGATCCTCTGGCGCGGTGACGAGCATCGGTCCGGACAGGACCGGGCCGGTGCCATGAAGCACCTCAACCGGTACGAGCTGGCCGCCCAGGGCGACCAGCGGTTCGGCACCCTCTCCGGTGGGCAGCAGGCGCGGTTCCTGGTGCTCCTGCTCGAATTGTCCGGGGCGACGGTGCTGCTCCTCGACGAGCCGACCGACAACCTGGACCTCGCCTCCGCCGAAGCGCTCGAGGAAGGACTGAAGGCGTTTGACGGTACGGTGATCGCGGTCACCCACGATCGGTGGTTCACCAGGTCTTTCGATCGCTTCGTGCTGTTCAGAGGGGACGGAGAAGTGGTCGAGGTTCCCGAGCCGGTCTGGGACGTCCGCTAG
- a CDS encoding thiamine phosphate synthase, which yields MVTPGGLVVLTDRRSASGSLIEVVRAAVRGGAAWVILRERDLSYGDRAALATRLRSVVPAHRLIIAGPDPLGGEAVHLSGSDPLPSGVPLIGRSWHGTEDLSGVDYVTVSPIHPTSSKPGYGPALGVTGAAELRAPVPWLALGGIETPAQAAECAAAGAAGIAVMGALMRSPDPEGTTRDLSSAFHKAAGSHGCVTSLRTAPATSRGLVAGGAPGLGGGR from the coding sequence ATGGTGACCCCGGGCGGGCTCGTCGTGCTCACCGATCGGCGGTCCGCATCCGGTTCGCTGATCGAGGTGGTCCGGGCGGCGGTCCGCGGCGGCGCCGCGTGGGTCATTCTCCGCGAGAGGGATCTTTCGTACGGCGATCGTGCGGCCCTGGCCACGAGGCTCCGGTCGGTCGTCCCGGCGCATCGGTTGATCATCGCGGGGCCGGATCCGCTCGGTGGGGAGGCCGTGCATCTGTCCGGTTCTGATCCCCTCCCGTCCGGGGTTCCGCTGATCGGGCGTTCGTGGCACGGCACCGAGGATCTGTCGGGTGTGGACTACGTGACGGTGTCCCCGATCCACCCGACCTCGTCGAAGCCGGGGTACGGGCCGGCGCTCGGGGTCACGGGGGCCGCCGAGCTGCGCGCGCCCGTACCCTGGCTGGCTCTCGGTGGTATCGAGACCCCCGCGCAGGCGGCTGAGTGTGCAGCGGCCGGCGCGGCCGGAATCGCCGTGATGGGTGCCCTGATGCGTTCCCCGGACCCCGAAGGCACCACCCGCGATCTGTCCTCCGCCTTCCACAAGGCAGCCGGCTCTCACGGCTGTGTCACGTCGCTTCGGACAGCTCCAGCGACCAGCCGGGGTTTGGTGGCTGGTGGGGCGCCGGGGCTTGGGGGTGGGCGGTGA
- the thiD gene encoding bifunctional hydroxymethylpyrimidine kinase/phosphomethylpyrimidine kinase has translation MTPPVVLTIAGSDSGGGAGIQADLKTFAALGAFGTSVITAITAQNTLGVTAIHPVPVDVVAAQLDAVLSDLPVAAVKVGMISDPAVAKLIASRVDDLPNLVVDPVLVATAGSRLGEAAVVGVLTAYPCVLTPNRHEAGALLGRRVETTEEMISAAAELAALGPRAVVVTGSELALDVLHVAGETTLLRGEPVVTGNNHGSGCTFSSAIAVRLAAGDQVPDAVAAAKDYVNRGLRGGSSWRLGAGPGPLDHFGWSI, from the coding sequence GTGACTCCTCCGGTGGTGTTGACGATTGCCGGGTCGGACTCCGGGGGCGGGGCCGGGATTCAGGCGGACCTGAAGACGTTTGCCGCGCTCGGGGCGTTCGGGACGTCGGTGATCACGGCCATCACGGCGCAGAACACGCTCGGCGTCACGGCCATTCACCCCGTACCCGTCGATGTTGTCGCTGCTCAGCTTGATGCCGTGCTGTCGGATCTGCCGGTGGCCGCGGTCAAGGTCGGGATGATCTCGGATCCGGCGGTGGCGAAGCTGATCGCGTCGCGTGTGGACGATCTGCCCAACCTGGTCGTCGACCCGGTTCTGGTGGCCACCGCGGGCAGCCGGCTGGGGGAGGCTGCGGTTGTCGGGGTGCTTACGGCGTACCCCTGCGTGTTGACTCCGAACCGGCACGAAGCCGGCGCCCTCCTGGGGCGGCGAGTGGAGACCACCGAGGAGATGATCTCGGCGGCGGCCGAGCTGGCGGCCCTCGGGCCGCGCGCCGTCGTGGTGACCGGAAGTGAGCTGGCGCTGGACGTCCTGCATGTCGCGGGGGAGACGACGCTGTTGCGCGGCGAGCCGGTCGTGACCGGAAACAACCATGGCTCGGGGTGCACGTTCTCGTCCGCGATCGCGGTCCGGCTGGCGGCCGGTGACCAGGTGCCGGACGCGGTGGCGGCGGCCAAGGATTACGTCAACCGGGGGCTGCGCGGCGGCAGCTCCTGGCGGCTCGGCGCCGGGCCGGGCCCGCTGGACCACTTCGGGTGGTCCATCTAG
- the thiO gene encoding glycine oxidase ThiO, whose product MNRDLAASSAAGPDAVPDRAPTPDPVAGTDGASTPLSAAPRRIAVVGGGIIGLAIAAELSGRGADVVVYESAPDGTGGAWHVAAGMLAPGGESAFEYPHLTRLLEAGQELWPSFAAGLGDVGYDRTGTLSLALTADDVAEAAREWKHQKLTPLTGSQVRDLEAAISPRVRAGAFAAAEHQVDPRKVVAVLRDRLAGRIITREITDLSELDADGGSGTGASAGRPDVIIVAAGHRTGALTGLPIRPVKGQVLRLRGEPGLLEHVIDGAADGRHVYLVPRADGEVVVGATQEERADRMPTAAGVHDLLRAALDLVPGLAEHELAEVTVGHRPGTPDNAPILGYLDDDRRVVVAAGHFRNGILLAPITARLIADLVLTGSADPILDAFGPGRFR is encoded by the coding sequence GTGAACCGCGATCTCGCAGCCTCTTCCGCCGCCGGCCCCGACGCGGTCCCCGACCGTGCCCCGACTCCTGACCCCGTTGCCGGCACCGACGGCGCCTCGACCCCCCTCTCTGCCGCGCCTCGCCGGATCGCGGTCGTCGGCGGCGGGATCATCGGGCTCGCCATCGCAGCGGAGTTGTCGGGCCGCGGCGCCGACGTCGTCGTTTACGAGTCGGCGCCGGACGGGACGGGCGGAGCCTGGCATGTCGCGGCCGGGATGCTCGCACCCGGTGGGGAGTCGGCCTTCGAGTATCCGCACCTCACCCGGCTGTTGGAAGCCGGGCAGGAGCTGTGGCCCTCGTTTGCGGCGGGCCTCGGAGACGTCGGCTACGACAGGACGGGGACGCTTTCGCTGGCGTTGACGGCGGATGACGTGGCCGAGGCGGCGAGGGAGTGGAAGCACCAGAAGTTGACGCCGCTGACCGGTTCGCAGGTGCGTGATCTCGAGGCGGCGATCTCACCTCGGGTTCGGGCGGGGGCGTTCGCGGCTGCTGAGCATCAGGTCGACCCGCGCAAGGTCGTCGCGGTTCTCCGGGATCGGTTGGCGGGCCGGATCATCACTCGCGAGATAACGGATCTATCCGAACTGGACGCTGACGGTGGGAGCGGGACGGGCGCTTCGGCAGGCCGGCCCGACGTGATCATCGTGGCCGCCGGGCATCGGACCGGGGCGCTCACCGGGCTGCCGATCCGGCCGGTCAAAGGGCAGGTGCTTCGGCTGCGCGGCGAACCCGGCCTGCTCGAGCACGTGATCGACGGCGCTGCCGACGGGCGGCACGTGTACCTGGTCCCGCGGGCCGACGGTGAGGTCGTGGTCGGCGCCACCCAGGAGGAACGTGCCGACCGGATGCCCACCGCCGCCGGTGTCCACGACCTGTTGCGCGCCGCCCTCGATCTGGTGCCGGGTCTGGCCGAACACGAACTCGCCGAGGTCACCGTCGGACACCGGCCGGGTACCCCGGACAACGCACCGATCCTCGGGTATCTCGACGACGACCGCCGCGTGGTGGTCGCGGCCGGACACTTCCGCAACGGCATCCTGCTCGCCCCGATCACCGCACGACTCATCGCCGACCTGGTGCTCACCGGCTCGGCCGATCCGATTCTCGACGCGTTCGGTCCCGGGAGGTTCCGATGA
- a CDS encoding thiamine phosphate synthase, with protein MGASFPRIHVITDDIDVVRGVAGLPDVAVQIRVKSNDASAYALTCAAIAVCRPAGTIVLVNDRVGVALAAQADGVHLGADDLPVSAGRRVLGPTAIVGATCRDPRAARAAVDAGASYLGVGPAFPTSTKDGLPPPLGPAAIAAVADAVPGTPVLAIGGITAERVPQLAVHGVAAVSAFAADPKGAVAEFLAVLP; from the coding sequence ATGGGCGCATCCTTCCCCCGTATCCACGTCATAACCGATGACATCGACGTTGTTCGCGGTGTCGCCGGGCTTCCCGACGTGGCCGTCCAGATCAGAGTCAAGAGCAACGACGCTTCGGCGTACGCGTTGACCTGCGCCGCGATTGCGGTGTGCCGACCGGCCGGCACGATCGTGCTGGTCAACGACCGGGTCGGGGTCGCCCTCGCGGCTCAGGCGGACGGCGTACACCTCGGGGCCGACGACCTGCCGGTGTCCGCCGGACGCCGCGTCCTCGGCCCGACCGCGATCGTCGGCGCGACCTGCCGTGACCCCCGAGCGGCGCGAGCCGCCGTCGACGCCGGGGCGAGCTATCTCGGCGTCGGACCGGCCTTCCCCACGTCCACTAAGGACGGACTGCCGCCACCACTCGGGCCGGCCGCGATCGCGGCCGTCGCCGACGCGGTGCCGGGCACTCCGGTTCTGGCGATCGGCGGTATCACCGCGGAACGGGTGCCGCAGCTCGCGGTGCACGGGGTCGCGGCTGTCTCCGCCTTCGCGGCGGATCCGAAGGGGGCGGTCGCGGAATTCCTGGCGGTCCTGCCGTGA
- the thiS gene encoding sulfur carrier protein ThiS: MKLTINGQAQSRSGTCSVATLVAEIIAAQRGVAVAVNGTVVPRSTWSEVDLVDGDRIEVLTAAQGG; the protein is encoded by the coding sequence ATGAAACTGACGATCAACGGCCAGGCCCAGAGCCGGTCCGGTACCTGTTCGGTCGCGACCCTGGTCGCGGAGATCATCGCCGCCCAGCGTGGGGTGGCGGTCGCGGTCAACGGCACCGTGGTTCCACGTTCGACCTGGTCGGAGGTGGACCTCGTGGACGGCGACCGGATCGAGGTGCTCACCGCCGCGCAGGGAGGTTGA
- a CDS encoding DUF5305 family protein, translated as MAAVLATAAIGAWGIKTEQLSYVVTHGISMQPTYHAGDLVILLKFDSYEVGQIAAYDGTDGVEVLHRIIGGSADTGFVLQGDNNKSIDHAQPKSDELIGRAVLHIPKAGTWIQPLLSPTGLGMLGFLFVSGGAARAKSRRDILRGRSRKRVKGMSGGGGSWATAAAVFKAVSRLHPALRVLAAVTVVCGVLGLALGSLGWIKPVTEIVTGTGRPGESMTFAYSAEVPHSAAYDGTTVYSPDPVFRKLAGLIDLHLNYRGEAGRIEVTGRLAAQNGWHKTLQLSQPQQFMTDRYTGTVQINLEAIDQRIAAAGTAIGADMTGTTLAITARVEHNDGTVFEPQISLNVSPLLLTLTSGPQSLVVDQSSASVGSRIQDRQIGAFGYDLVTAASARKYAVYLILAALAGAGIVAWMALGHVPLRTRTQIQRRYPHLIVPVEPMASPPGKPVVVVDTFPALVKLAEKYGQLILTWTRPDGADDFVVRDEGILYRYRIEPNLVPVVPAKVERQPAASSPSGRVAPGAGTVPPLQLPPVPETPPELQADLREAEDPARLEGAPVNKTAPRKRASRTAAAKAAAKTTATKAAPTKRAPAKAPAKRTRAQAKTPSAPAPEAAMTAASEIAFSPDEPTQSAFDAGGLEAGGPDVTTDAAQSPGTGVTAEAIVEAMDLQPERVPTDEASASTPLPGSTTDKSGTSLAAEPELKTSPESTSDSGQPEQDPAALAIPPETHIPEDTSSAHPEGLKVEADLLPFERGQVTAGTEDPDRDAAETEHPVAQAKVITPSPGAEAAEPVGHAAKPEHSTTGPKAQTAAPGQSTVEPDATALGPGRPTTESESTVAEPAPTEPAGPEGIEPEPAPEAIRLEPSAMTETTQAESTTAPETARPEATDSRPSRSQQRTSRRKGRSRRSPQPAMDEPPTADRPASADEPVEQPTAVIPDAPANEAREAMKDLADRNRPITTPEPEPEAQPEPKREPIYDFLPAAKRAPSPPDPEDEPEA; from the coding sequence ATGGCCGCCGTCCTTGCGACGGCGGCCATCGGTGCGTGGGGCATCAAAACTGAACAACTGTCATATGTCGTAACCCACGGCATCAGCATGCAACCCACGTACCACGCTGGCGATCTCGTAATCCTCCTCAAGTTCGATTCATACGAGGTGGGACAGATTGCCGCATACGATGGCACGGACGGCGTAGAAGTCTTGCACCGGATCATCGGCGGCAGTGCCGATACTGGGTTTGTCTTGCAAGGGGACAACAACAAGTCGATCGACCATGCCCAGCCCAAGTCCGATGAATTGATCGGACGTGCCGTCCTGCATATCCCCAAGGCTGGCACCTGGATCCAGCCCCTGCTCAGTCCTACCGGGCTGGGGATGCTCGGCTTCTTGTTCGTCAGTGGTGGAGCGGCCCGCGCCAAGTCGAGGCGCGACATACTGCGTGGTCGCAGCAGGAAGAGAGTGAAGGGCATGTCTGGCGGAGGCGGCTCTTGGGCAACCGCAGCGGCCGTGTTCAAGGCGGTCAGCCGTCTACACCCCGCCCTTCGAGTGTTAGCCGCAGTCACCGTTGTGTGTGGCGTCCTAGGCCTCGCACTCGGCTCACTTGGATGGATTAAGCCGGTCACCGAGATCGTTACGGGAACTGGAAGACCCGGCGAATCGATGACCTTCGCCTACTCTGCCGAAGTACCGCACTCTGCGGCCTACGACGGAACGACCGTCTACTCACCGGATCCGGTATTTCGGAAACTTGCCGGGCTGATCGATCTCCACCTGAACTATCGGGGAGAGGCAGGCCGGATCGAGGTTACCGGTCGCCTCGCGGCCCAAAACGGCTGGCACAAGACCCTTCAGTTGTCCCAGCCACAACAGTTCATGACTGACCGATATACCGGGACGGTTCAAATCAATCTTGAAGCCATCGATCAGCGCATTGCAGCCGCCGGCACGGCGATCGGGGCAGATATGACCGGAACTACCCTCGCGATCACCGCTCGCGTAGAGCACAACGACGGTACCGTCTTCGAGCCGCAGATCTCCCTGAACGTTTCTCCGCTTCTCCTCACGCTCACCAGCGGCCCACAGTCACTAGTGGTGGATCAATCGAGCGCCTCGGTAGGCAGCAGGATTCAGGATCGTCAGATCGGCGCCTTCGGCTACGACCTGGTCACCGCGGCCTCTGCTCGGAAGTATGCCGTCTATCTGATCCTCGCTGCATTGGCCGGAGCCGGAATCGTGGCATGGATGGCGCTGGGGCACGTGCCCTTGCGAACTCGCACCCAGATCCAGCGCCGCTACCCACACCTGATCGTTCCGGTGGAGCCGATGGCCAGCCCTCCTGGTAAGCCTGTCGTCGTTGTCGATACCTTCCCGGCGCTGGTGAAGCTTGCTGAGAAATACGGGCAACTGATCCTCACCTGGACTCGGCCTGATGGTGCGGACGACTTCGTGGTTCGGGATGAAGGCATCCTCTACCGGTATCGGATCGAGCCGAACTTGGTTCCGGTCGTCCCGGCGAAGGTTGAGAGGCAGCCGGCCGCCTCCTCTCCCTCGGGGCGGGTCGCCCCCGGGGCCGGGACTGTACCGCCTCTGCAACTGCCGCCGGTTCCCGAGACGCCACCAGAATTGCAAGCCGATCTGCGGGAAGCCGAAGACCCTGCCAGGCTCGAAGGCGCCCCGGTGAACAAGACGGCGCCCCGCAAACGCGCCTCTCGTACCGCAGCCGCCAAGGCCGCCGCGAAGACGACCGCCACGAAGGCTGCCCCCACGAAACGCGCTCCGGCGAAAGCCCCCGCGAAACGCACCCGCGCACAGGCGAAGACCCCCAGCGCTCCCGCTCCCGAGGCAGCCATGACGGCGGCATCCGAAATCGCGTTCTCCCCCGACGAGCCGACGCAATCGGCCTTCGACGCCGGCGGTCTCGAAGCAGGTGGGCCGGATGTGACCACCGATGCCGCCCAGAGTCCCGGGACCGGCGTTACCGCCGAGGCCATTGTCGAAGCGATGGATCTGCAGCCGGAACGGGTTCCGACGGACGAAGCCTCCGCCAGCACTCCCCTGCCTGGGTCGACCACTGACAAATCCGGCACCAGTCTGGCCGCCGAACCCGAACTGAAGACGTCGCCAGAATCTACGTCCGATTCCGGGCAGCCGGAACAGGACCCGGCGGCGCTCGCCATCCCACCGGAAACGCACATACCCGAGGACACATCGTCCGCGCACCCGGAAGGACTAAAAGTCGAGGCGGATTTACTCCCCTTCGAGCGGGGCCAGGTTACGGCCGGGACCGAGGACCCGGACCGAGATGCGGCCGAAACGGAGCACCCCGTCGCTCAGGCGAAGGTGATCACCCCCTCACCGGGCGCGGAAGCCGCAGAACCAGTCGGCCACGCCGCCAAGCCCGAACATTCAACGACGGGTCCGAAGGCCCAGACCGCCGCGCCCGGACAGTCAACGGTAGAACCAGATGCCACCGCCCTCGGGCCCGGACGACCAACGACCGAATCCGAAAGCACTGTGGCCGAGCCTGCGCCGACCGAACCCGCGGGTCCAGAGGGCATCGAACCCGAACCCGCTCCGGAAGCGATCCGGCTAGAACCGTCGGCTATGACCGAAACCACCCAGGCGGAATCCACCACAGCACCGGAGACGGCCCGGCCCGAGGCGACGGATTCCCGGCCTTCGCGGAGTCAGCAGCGGACCAGCCGCCGAAAGGGCCGCTCGCGTCGCTCCCCGCAGCCGGCCATGGACGAGCCACCCACCGCAGACCGACCCGCGTCGGCGGACGAGCCCGTCGAGCAACCGACCGCAGTAATTCCCGACGCCCCGGCCAACGAGGCGCGCGAGGCAATGAAGGACCTGGCCGACCGCAACCGCCCCATCACCACGCCAGAGCCGGAACCCGAGGCTCAGCCCGAGCCGAAGCGCGAACCCATCTACGACTTCCTGCCGGCGGCGAAGCGCGCCCCGAGCCCTCCAGACCCTGAAGACGAGCCGGAAGCTTGA
- a CDS encoding thiazole synthase, which produces MTLLPENGLILGTGGANSLTALEEAIAASESTLVTVALRRVDAAGPGLLPMLDRLGVRVLPNTAGCYTAGDAVKTAQMAREAFETDLIKLEVIGDERTLLPDGIELLRAAEVLVADGFVVLPYTSDDPILARRLADAGCTAVMPAGSPIGSGLGISNPHHIELIVQSVDVPVVLDAGIGTASDAALAMELGCDAVLIASAITRADDPVAMATAMRHAVTAGRLARSAGRIPRRFHAVASTADDGIAQW; this is translated from the coding sequence ATGACGTTACTTCCGGAGAACGGGCTGATCCTCGGCACCGGCGGGGCGAACAGCCTCACCGCGCTGGAGGAGGCCATCGCCGCGTCCGAGTCGACCCTGGTCACGGTGGCGCTGCGGCGGGTGGACGCGGCCGGGCCGGGTCTGCTGCCGATGCTGGACCGGCTCGGGGTGCGGGTGCTGCCGAACACGGCCGGCTGCTACACCGCCGGTGACGCGGTCAAGACGGCGCAGATGGCGCGGGAGGCCTTCGAGACGGATCTGATCAAGCTCGAGGTCATCGGGGACGAACGGACCCTGCTGCCGGACGGGATCGAACTCCTGCGAGCGGCCGAGGTACTCGTCGCCGATGGGTTCGTCGTTCTGCCGTACACCAGTGATGATCCGATCCTGGCCCGACGCCTCGCCGACGCCGGATGTACCGCGGTGATGCCGGCGGGGTCGCCGATCGGTTCCGGCCTGGGGATCTCCAATCCGCACCACATCGAGTTGATCGTGCAGAGCGTGGACGTGCCGGTGGTGCTCGACGCGGGTATCGGCACCGCCTCGGACGCGGCGCTCGCGATGGAGCTCGGCTGTGACGCGGTTCTCATCGCCAGCGCGATCACCCGGGCCGACGATCCGGTGGCGATGGCCACGGCGATGCGGCACGCGGTCACGGCCGGCCGGCTCGCCCGCTCGGCCGGGCGCATCCCACGGCGGTTCCATGCGGTCGCGTCCACCGCCGACGACGGCATCGCGCAATGGTGA
- the thiC gene encoding phosphomethylpyrimidine synthase ThiC, translating into MVMRRKVYVEGPRPDIRVPFTEVVLTGDNPPVRLYDTSGPGSEPSAGLPPLRKPWQTGRTQLASARAGIITPEMEYVAIREGVPATLVRDEIAAGRAVLPANINHPESEPMIIGSRFLVKVNANIGTSAVTSSIDEEVEKLTWATQWGADTVMDLSTGPHIHETREAIVRNSPVPIGTVPLYQALEKVKGDPLRLSWEIFRETVIEQALQGVDYMTIHAGVLLEYVPMAAERVTGIVSRGGSIMAAWCLAEHRENFLYTHFRELCEIFREYDITFSLGDGLRPGSIADANDEAQFAELRTLGELTHIAWEYDVQVMVEGPGHVPMHKIKENVDLQVSLCGGAPFYTLGPLATDIAPAYDHITSAIGAAMIGWFGTAMLCYVTPKEHLGLPNKEDVKAGMIAYKIAAHAADIAKGHPGAQEWDDALSRARFDFRWEDQFELALDPATARSYHDETLPAAPAKTAHFCSMCGPKFCSMKISHEIRAAGMKAKSTEFVDAGGRVYLPVTPTA; encoded by the coding sequence ATGGTCATGCGGCGCAAGGTCTACGTGGAAGGTCCCCGCCCGGACATCCGGGTGCCGTTCACCGAGGTGGTGCTGACCGGCGACAACCCGCCGGTACGCCTGTACGACACGTCCGGTCCCGGCAGTGAACCCTCGGCCGGGCTGCCCCCGCTGCGGAAACCGTGGCAGACCGGGCGGACCCAGCTCGCCTCCGCGCGCGCCGGGATCATCACGCCGGAGATGGAGTACGTCGCCATCCGCGAGGGAGTCCCGGCCACCCTCGTGCGCGACGAGATCGCCGCGGGACGGGCCGTGCTGCCCGCCAACATCAATCACCCCGAATCCGAACCCATGATCATCGGCTCGCGGTTCCTGGTGAAGGTCAACGCCAACATCGGCACCTCGGCGGTCACCTCGTCGATCGACGAAGAGGTCGAAAAACTCACCTGGGCCACCCAGTGGGGCGCGGACACCGTGATGGACCTGTCCACCGGACCGCACATCCACGAGACCCGGGAGGCGATCGTACGGAACTCGCCCGTCCCGATCGGCACGGTGCCGCTCTATCAGGCGCTCGAGAAGGTCAAGGGTGACCCGCTTCGTCTCAGCTGGGAGATCTTCCGGGAGACCGTCATCGAGCAGGCGCTCCAGGGCGTGGACTACATGACGATCCACGCGGGTGTGCTGCTCGAATACGTGCCGATGGCCGCTGAGCGGGTCACCGGGATCGTCTCCCGCGGCGGGTCGATCATGGCGGCGTGGTGCCTCGCCGAGCACCGGGAGAACTTCCTCTACACCCACTTCCGGGAGCTGTGCGAGATCTTCCGGGAGTACGACATCACGTTCTCCCTCGGCGACGGGCTCCGTCCCGGATCGATCGCCGACGCCAACGACGAAGCCCAGTTCGCGGAGCTGCGCACCCTCGGCGAACTCACCCATATCGCGTGGGAGTACGACGTCCAGGTGATGGTCGAGGGGCCCGGGCACGTACCCATGCACAAGATCAAAGAGAACGTGGATCTGCAGGTTTCACTGTGTGGCGGGGCGCCGTTCTACACGCTCGGGCCGCTCGCGACCGACATCGCGCCCGCCTACGACCACATCACCTCGGCCATCGGAGCCGCCATGATCGGGTGGTTCGGGACGGCGATGCTCTGCTACGTCACGCCCAAGGAACACCTCGGGCTGCCCAATAAGGAAGACGTCAAAGCCGGGATGATCGCCTACAAGATCGCGGCCCACGCGGCGGACATCGCCAAGGGGCATCCGGGTGCTCAAGAGTGGGATGACGCGCTGTCCCGGGCCCGGTTCGACTTCCGGTGGGAGGACCAGTTCGAGTTGGCGCTGGACCCGGCCACCGCGCGGTCTTACCACGATGAGACGTTGCCGGCGGCGCCCGCCAAGACGGCGCATTTCTGCTCCATGTGCGGGCCGAAGTTCTGCTCCATGAAGATCAGCCACGAGATCCGGGCGGCCGGCATGAAGGCCAAGTCGACGGAGTTCGTGGACGCCGGTGGACGGGTCTACCTGCCGGTTACGCCTACCGCCTAG